From one Deltaproteobacteria bacterium genomic stretch:
- a CDS encoding DUF427 domain-containing protein — MPTATWNGTVLAQSEHCEIVEGNRYFPRDAVNPAYLRDSPTHTTCPWKGVASYYHVVVNGETNEDAAWYYPEPKEAARRIKDHVAFWRGVRVED; from the coding sequence ATGCCGACTGCGACCTGGAATGGCACGGTACTGGCCCAGAGCGAGCACTGCGAGATCGTCGAGGGGAACCGCTACTTCCCGCGCGACGCGGTGAACCCGGCCTACCTGCGCGACAGTCCCACCCACACCACCTGCCCGTGGAAGGGCGTCGCCAGCTACTACCACGTCGTGGTGAACGGCGAGACCAACGAGGACGCCGCCTGGTACTACCCGGAGCCGAAGGAGGCCGCGCGGCGCATCAAGGACCACGTCGCCTTCTGGCGCGGCGTGCGCGTGGAGGACTGA
- a CDS encoding glutathione S-transferase family protein, which produces MIRFYYGSGSPFSWRVQLVLEEKGLPYEPVLLSFSKGELKSPEHLARSPHGKVPALTDDGLTLYESSAIVEYLEERYPKPPLMPADVAARAVVRIEELECLLYLAEAFRAVARQAFFTPPERRDAAALEAARADVRTQIERLEARAAARRGRFIVGGEPSRADFTWLPFVEIAGRAGVELDRARIPWLVDWRETMRARPSYDRSYPPHWRA; this is translated from the coding sequence ATGATCCGCTTCTACTATGGTTCCGGCTCGCCCTTCTCGTGGCGCGTGCAGCTCGTGCTCGAGGAGAAGGGGCTCCCCTACGAGCCCGTGCTGCTGAGCTTCAGCAAGGGCGAGCTGAAGAGTCCCGAGCACCTCGCCCGCAGCCCGCACGGCAAGGTCCCGGCGCTCACCGACGACGGGCTGACGCTCTACGAGTCGAGCGCGATCGTCGAGTACCTCGAGGAGCGCTACCCCAAGCCGCCCCTCATGCCCGCCGACGTCGCCGCGCGGGCCGTCGTCCGGATCGAGGAGCTCGAGTGCCTCCTCTACCTGGCCGAGGCGTTCCGCGCCGTCGCCCGCCAGGCGTTCTTCACGCCGCCCGAGCGGCGCGACGCCGCGGCGCTCGAGGCCGCACGTGCCGATGTCCGCACCCAGATCGAGCGGCTCGAGGCGCGGGCCGCAGCACGGCGTGGGCGGTTCATCGTCGGCGGCGAGCCCTCGCGGGCAGATTTCACGTGGCTCCCCTTCGTCGAGATCGCGGGGCGCGCGGGCGTCGAGCTCGATCGGGCCCGCATCCCCTGGCTCGTCGACTGGCGCGAGACGATGCGCGCCCGGCCGAGCTACGACCGGAGCTACCCGCCGCACTGGCGGGCGTGA
- a CDS encoding acyl-CoA dehydrogenase has product MRREIFTDEHAMFRAQFRRFAEREIEPKVAEWNRSRTTDRATWRRLGEEGFLGPAMPAEYGGGGGDFLYDVIVMEEIAWRRAHGLMTAVHSSICMPYLLAYGTEAQKRRWLPPAIRGECLLGICMTEPGTGSDLANVQTRAIRDGDHYVVNGTKTFISLGQLGDLFIVVVKTNPGADPPHGGISLLLVAADTPGFVRGRKLDKLGLHAQDTSELFFQDCRVPVGNLLGGEGQGFKMLMEKLQQERISIAVSSLASCRRSLADTIAYVRERHAFGQPIAAFQNTQFKLAELATQVEIGEAFVDRVLAAHGRGEELVQEASMAKWWTTDLQKRLTSECVQLHGGYGFMTEYPIATDFADAAVQSIYAGTNEIMKVIIARRMGLG; this is encoded by the coding sequence ATGCGCCGCGAGATCTTCACCGACGAGCACGCGATGTTCCGCGCCCAGTTCCGGCGCTTCGCCGAGCGCGAGATCGAGCCCAAGGTCGCCGAGTGGAACCGCAGCCGGACGACCGACCGCGCCACCTGGCGCCGCCTCGGCGAGGAAGGCTTCCTCGGCCCGGCGATGCCCGCGGAGTACGGCGGCGGGGGCGGCGACTTCCTCTACGACGTGATCGTCATGGAGGAGATCGCCTGGCGGCGGGCGCACGGGCTCATGACCGCCGTGCACTCGTCGATCTGCATGCCGTACCTCCTCGCCTACGGCACCGAGGCGCAGAAGCGGCGCTGGCTGCCGCCCGCGATCCGCGGTGAGTGCCTGCTCGGCATCTGCATGACCGAGCCGGGCACGGGCTCCGACCTGGCGAACGTCCAGACCCGCGCCATCCGCGACGGGGACCACTACGTCGTCAACGGCACCAAGACCTTCATCTCCCTCGGGCAGCTGGGCGACCTCTTCATCGTGGTCGTGAAGACCAATCCAGGGGCCGACCCGCCGCACGGCGGCATCAGCCTCCTCCTGGTCGCGGCCGATACGCCGGGCTTCGTCCGCGGCCGCAAGCTCGACAAGCTCGGCCTCCACGCGCAGGACACGAGCGAGCTCTTCTTCCAGGACTGCCGCGTGCCGGTCGGGAACCTGCTCGGCGGCGAGGGCCAGGGCTTCAAGATGCTCATGGAGAAGCTCCAGCAGGAGCGCATCTCGATCGCGGTCTCCTCGCTCGCCTCCTGCCGCCGATCGCTCGCCGACACGATCGCCTACGTGCGCGAGCGGCACGCGTTCGGGCAGCCCATCGCCGCCTTCCAGAACACGCAGTTCAAGCTCGCCGAGCTCGCGACGCAGGTCGAGATCGGCGAGGCCTTCGTCGACCGGGTGCTCGCCGCCCACGGGCGCGGCGAGGAGCTCGTCCAGGAGGCCTCGATGGCCAAGTGGTGGACGACGGACCTCCAGAAGCGCCTGACGAGCGAGTGCGTGCAGCTCCACGGCGGGTACGGCTTCATGACCGAGTACCCGATCGCCACCGACTTCGCCGATGCTGCGGTCCAGTCGATCTACGCGGGCACGAACGAGATCATGAAGGTCATCATCGCGCGGCGGATGGGGCTCGGCTGA
- a CDS encoding SDR family oxidoreductase, protein MDLRDKVALVTGASMGIGRQISLDLARAGAVVVGVARGVEALRALLPLLQRTSPRSEVTPLDVAEAAAVREVVEGVASRHARLDILINNAAVEERRSILATTVEDVDRVMRVNFGGMVSCTLAALPAMVRQGFGRIINVSSAVGRSPVPGEAAYCASKAAMIAFSESISYELESKGVRVQVLFPGYVPTTGIAMQARREGQTLPPRWVHRTAEQVSRAVLRALDARAFEINVAPLETLAPIVRAVTPAVYRRAILRTQPPP, encoded by the coding sequence ATGGACCTGCGCGACAAGGTAGCTCTCGTCACCGGGGCGTCGATGGGCATCGGGCGCCAGATCAGCCTGGACCTCGCGCGCGCCGGCGCCGTCGTGGTCGGCGTCGCGCGCGGGGTCGAGGCCCTGCGCGCGCTTCTCCCCTTGCTGCAGCGTACCTCGCCCCGCTCGGAGGTCACGCCGCTCGACGTTGCCGAGGCCGCCGCCGTGCGCGAGGTCGTCGAGGGCGTCGCCTCGCGCCACGCGAGGCTCGACATCCTGATCAACAACGCCGCCGTCGAGGAGCGCCGCTCGATCCTCGCGACGACGGTCGAGGACGTCGACCGGGTGATGCGCGTCAACTTCGGCGGGATGGTGAGCTGTACGCTCGCCGCGCTGCCGGCCATGGTCCGGCAGGGATTTGGCCGGATCATCAACGTCTCGAGCGCGGTCGGCCGGAGCCCGGTTCCCGGCGAGGCCGCGTACTGTGCGTCGAAGGCGGCGATGATCGCGTTCTCCGAATCGATCTCCTACGAGCTCGAATCGAAGGGCGTGCGCGTTCAGGTCCTGTTCCCCGGCTACGTCCCGACCACCGGGATCGCCATGCAGGCGAGGCGCGAGGGCCAGACGCTGCCCCCGCGCTGGGTCCACCGCACGGCCGAGCAGGTGTCCCGCGCGGTGCTCCGCGCGCTCGATGCCCGAGCCTTCGAGATCAACGTCGCGCCGCTCGAGACGCTCGCCCCGATCGTGCGGGCCGTCACGCCGGCGGTCTACCGCCGGGCGATCCTGCGCACGCAGCCTCCGCCGTGA
- a CDS encoding methyltransferase domain-containing protein: protein MGPPLDSRRWCAVRGALRPRSHRRTRVPPETATEPIRTKSGIQEFYDDPDVVGSYIAVRISEPFNTVLHERQVGFLNRVIGDLRPHRVLELAVGPGRLSAEVHAAPVMVGMDGSPNMLAEARRRTGARGLAWRFVRGDGFSLPFATGSFDLVYTLRFIRHFDRSGRETLYRELKRVLRPGGHLVLDAQNRLVSLPHRLKQGLHTYKVYDELWLREELIAELEGAGLVPRRVEGVMRRFTWQRRLNRLRYLRLGPPARLLIRALEWSPDRNPSTWMVLCQAAG from the coding sequence ATCGGGCCGCCGCTAGATTCGCGCCGTTGGTGCGCCGTCCGCGGCGCTCTGCGACCACGTTCCCACCGGCGAACCCGCGTGCCTCCCGAGACAGCCACAGAGCCGATCCGCACCAAGAGCGGCATCCAGGAGTTCTACGACGACCCCGACGTCGTCGGCAGCTACATCGCCGTGCGCATCAGCGAGCCGTTCAACACCGTGCTGCACGAGCGGCAGGTCGGCTTCCTCAACCGGGTCATCGGCGATCTCCGGCCGCACCGCGTCCTCGAGCTGGCAGTCGGCCCCGGGCGCCTGAGCGCCGAGGTCCATGCGGCCCCCGTCATGGTCGGCATGGACGGCAGCCCCAACATGCTTGCCGAGGCGCGCCGGCGGACGGGCGCGAGGGGCCTCGCGTGGCGGTTCGTCCGGGGCGACGGCTTCAGCCTGCCCTTCGCGACCGGGAGCTTCGACCTGGTCTACACGCTGCGCTTCATCCGCCACTTCGATCGGAGCGGGCGCGAGACCCTCTACCGCGAGCTGAAGCGCGTGCTCAGGCCCGGCGGTCACCTCGTCCTCGACGCCCAGAACCGTCTCGTCTCCCTGCCGCACCGGCTGAAGCAGGGCCTGCACACCTACAAGGTGTACGACGAGCTCTGGCTGCGCGAGGAGCTGATCGCGGAGCTCGAGGGCGCGGGCCTCGTGCCGCGACGGGTCGAGGGCGTCATGCGCCGCTTCACCTGGCAGCGGCGGCTCAACCGCCTCCGCTACCTCCGCCTCGGCCCGCCGGCGCGGCTCCTCATCCGGGCGCTCGAGTGGAGCCCGGATCGGAACCCCTCCACCTGGATGGTGCTCTGCCAGGCAGCCGGCTGA